A window of the Helianthus annuus cultivar XRQ/B chromosome 4, HanXRQr2.0-SUNRISE, whole genome shotgun sequence genome harbors these coding sequences:
- the LOC110932781 gene encoding uncharacterized protein LOC110932781: MEAKLPLITNKVWSLVRAILFTLKKDISKRKFLVNLNMMMKHSKMARKSPSDEYEFSCSNTPRYPLSLFSTHNKRQNNCHRLVNPNPPLAMDDCDDITIDPAVIKVLHTLSNDAVYSPFTVAHGLEDGQVDKGADKFIRRFFSDLKQQDN; the protein is encoded by the coding sequence ATGGAGGCAAAACTACCACTAATCACAAACAAAGTATGGAGCTTGGTGCGTGCAATACTTTTCACGTTGAAAAAAGATATTTCCAAACGAAAGTTCTTGGTTAATCTTAACATGATGATGAAGCATAGCAAGATGGCCCGAAAATCACCATCCGATGAATACGAATTCAGTTGTAGCAACACCCCTCGTTACCCACTCTCTCTCTTTTCCACCCACAACAAACGCCAAAACAACTGCCATCGTCTTGTTAACCCTAACCCGCCACTTGCTATGGACGATTGTGATGATATAACAATAGACCCGGCCGTCATTAAAGTTCTACACACGCTGTCAAACGATGCCGTGTATTCACCGTTTACGGTAGCTCACGGTTTGGAAGATGGTCAGGTGGACAAGGGAGCTGACAAGTTCATAAGAAGGTTTTTTAGTGATCTGAAACAGCAAGATAATTGA